One Mangifera indica cultivar Alphonso chromosome 4, CATAS_Mindica_2.1, whole genome shotgun sequence genomic region harbors:
- the LOC123213303 gene encoding non-specific lipid transfer protein GPI-anchored 31, with protein MASKFAFLLILSIYVVHQGDCAHHDAAPAPAVDCMSLILNMADCLSFVSAGSSESKPPATCCSGLKTVLKTDAECLCEGFKNSASFGVTLNVTKALTLPAACKLSAPPATNCNLSLSPAAAPGESPNGAAAASPTMSVGENEQAPAPSPGVSASSMLSFSVGCLSTGLSFALFSSF; from the exons ATGGCATCCAAATTTGCATTCCTGTTGATTCTCTCAATTTACGTCGTTCATCAGGGAGATTGTGCCCATCACGATGCGGCCCCAGCACCGGCCGTCGACTGTATGAGTCTGATATTAAACATGGCAGATTGTCTCTCATTTGTTTCAGCGGGAAGTTCAGAGTCGAAACCGCCGGCGACATGCTGTTCTGGACTTAAAACAGTGTTGAAGACTGATGCAGAATGCCTTTGTGAAGGGTTTAAGAACAGCGCCTCTTTTGGTGTTACTTTGAATGTCACAAAGGCCCTCACTCTCCCTGCTGCTTGCAAACTGTCTGCCCCCCCGGCCACCAACTGTAATT TGTCTCTTTCTCCTGCAGCTGCACCTG GTGAATCTCCAAATGGTGCAGCGGCTGCTTCACCCACAATGAGTGTAGGAGAAAATGAGCAAGCCCCGGCACCATCTCCGGGAGTCTCAGCTTCTTCAATGCTCTCCTTTTCAGTTGGATGCCTGAGCACAGGCTTAAGTTTTGCGTTATTCAGTAGTTTTTGA